The Glandiceps talaboti chromosome 19, keGlaTala1.1, whole genome shotgun sequence genome contains a region encoding:
- the LOC144450020 gene encoding uncharacterized protein LOC144450020 — protein MTKTTLIPFVYLLVLCTPLLVPGLPCKVYNYTYVDCSKRLLYNLPGNLPSFSTHLDLSSNSISKLPPNGFRSHKQLLELDISHNDIKSIGPDSLAGLTKLKYLHLLGNSISIIDKYGLTHVSKLETLNLCNNNLKTLPSMLFSDLKNLKKLDLSGNLLFTLPPLIFVGLNSLQTLDMSYNNITTLPDDLFKNLTNLTEIDLSVNQFQCFPTKLLQELGNIELIYFQGNKIYDNCPNISLQGFTKLQYLSFLWCGIDDNTIRKIQFGNKTLENLDLSGNQIAHTKRGSLRNLNQVLKLYLSHNSLTTDSLESLSYDFENSDIKVLSIDCQRQTYNLIKSTTLRELKNTTLEELHLSKNSLSALPPGGFKWLKHLKILELSYNNLANVSKTAFQNLSNLIELDLSVNKLVDIQELIVSLTDLSSLQKLYLNNNRLTGEIPPHAFATCRSLISLDLYLNSINGLNRNSFKSLTNLEVLNLSYNSLQQLPHQVFSELSSLKVLHLLDNHILRHYVRDDIHPFKNLYNLQSLSLSSNRLLYLSPADVPFLHHLTVQGMVADYCLNLRAILHNMSMLQELDVFLTCLWVDDIEDNSFSNVKTLRIRMPSYNNNNDDKVKALSFLKLFKNVEKLEIRDHRFNPLELLPSDMTKLKSLTMNLNGITNIGKAKLAAFPNLQYVSFAEKPFDCSKCKLKDFVDWMKTDRIVQLDSPYEYTCATPENMYGKLLYDLHFGLECNFAFMVSVPITCTFVFLAISITLCVKLRWYIRHVIFLIKLKCGGYELQVNDDEEPLNKKYDAFVCFNENDRPWVMEHLVPNLERIDPPNFKLCLHDRDFMPGVDIFENILESIANSHKTMLILSPNFAESEWCYFEMRMAQDRLFTDNRDILVLVLLKEIPDKEMPRVLRTIFLTKRCIKWCNNEMGRKLFWKKLKVALKSDNRVNRVANV, from the coding sequence ATGACGAAAACAACGTTGATACCATTCGTATACCTTCTAGTGTTGTGTACACCATTACTTGTACCAGGACTACCATGTAAAGTGTACAACTATACCTATGTGGACTGTTCAAAGAGACTTCTGTATAACCTACCAGGAAACCTACCATCATTTTCAACGCACTTGGATTTATCGTCGAACAGTATTTCAAAGTTACCACCAAATGGTTTTAGGAGTCATAAACAATTGCTGGAACTTGACATCTCCCATAATGATATTAAATCGATAGGACCAGACTCCCTAGCTGGACTAACAAAGTTAAAATATCTACATCTTTTGGGTAATAGTATCTCCATCATAGACAAGTATGGTCTGACGCATGTTTCGAAATTGGAAACATTGAACCTATGTAACAACAATCTGAAGACTCTTCCAAGTATGTTATTTTCTGACTTAAAGAATTTGAAAAAACTGGATTTGTCTGGAAATCTACTCTTTACACTGCCGCCATTAATTTTTGTTGGACTGAACAGTTTGCAGACATTGGATATGAGCTACAATAACATCACTACATTACCCGATGATTTGTTTAAAAATCTCACAAATCTGACAGAAATTGACTTATCTGTGAACCAGTTTCAGTGCTTTCCTACTAAACTCCTTCAAGAGCTTGGTAATATTGAATTGATATATTTCCAAGGCAACAAAATATATGACAACTGCCCTAACATCAGCTTGCAAGGTTTTACCAAGCTTCAATATTTGTCATTCTTATGGTGTGGTATTGATGATAATACTATACGTAAAATTCAATTTGGAAATAAGACATTAGAGAATCTTGATCTGTCCGGCAATCAGATTGCACATACAAAACGGGGTTCTTTAAGAAATTTGAATCAAGTTTTGAAACTATATCTATCGCATAATTCTTTGACAACTGACAGTCTAGAGAGTTTATcatatgattttgaaaattctgATATTAAGGTTTTAAGCATAGACTGTCAAAGGCAAACATATAATTTGATTAAATCAACCACCTTAAGGGAACTCAAAAATACTACATTAGAAGAGTTGCATTTATCTAAAAACAGTTTATCAGCGCTACCACCTGGTGGATTTAAATGGTTAAAACACTTGAAAATATTGGAATTAAGTTACAATAATCTTGCCAATGTATCAAAGACAGCATTTCAAAATCTTTCTAATCTTATAGAGTTAGATCTATCTGTAAACAAGTTAGTAGATATTCAAGAATTGATAGTAAGCCTCACAGATCTATCATCTCTTCAGAAACTGTATCTAAACAAtaacagacttacaggtgaaaTTCCACCCCATGCGTTTGCCACATGTCGATCTCTGATAAGCTTGGatctttatttaaactcgataaatgGTTTAAATCGAAATAGTTTCAAATCTCTCACCAACCTGGAGGTTCTGAACCTCTCTTATAATTCATTACAACAATTGCCACACCAAGTATTTTCTGAATTATCTTCGTTAAAAGTCCTGCATCTGTTGGACAATCACATTCTTCGCCATTATGTTAGGGACGACATACACCCCTTTAAGAATCTGTACAATCTACAGAGTTTATCTCTCTCTAGTAATAGGCTATTATATCTATCCCCGGCCGATGTACCATTCCTTCATCACCTCACAGTACAGGGCATGGTGGCAGATTACTGTTTGAATTTAAGGGCCATCTTGCATAATATGTCTATGCTGCAGGAACTTGATGTCTTTTTGACTTGTCTGTGGGTTGATGATATTGAAGATAACTCATTCTCAAATGTAAAGACATTACGGATCAGAATGCCAtcctacaacaacaacaacgatgatAAAGTGAAAGCTTTATCATTTCTAAAGTTGTTCAAAAACGTTGAGAAGTTGGAAATTCGTGATCATAGATTTAACCCTTTGGAACTTCTTCCCTCCGATATGACAAAATTGAAGTCTTTAACCATGAATTTAAACGGAATCACAAATATTGGCAAAGCTAAACTTGCGGCTTTTCCAAACTTACAATATGTAAGCTTTGCAGAAAAACCTTTTGATTGttcaaaatgtaaattgaaGGACTTTGTTGATTGGATGAAAACAGACAGAATTGTACAATTAGACAGTCCTTATGAATATACATGTGCTACTCCAGAAAATATGTACGGAAAGTTACTGTATGATTTGCATTTTGGATTGGAGTGTAATTTTGCATTTATGGTTTCTGTTCCCATCACTTGTACTTTTGTATTTCTTGCTATTAGTATTACTCTGTGTGTTAAACTCCGTTGGTATATACgacatgtaatatttttgataaaacTGAAATGTGGTGGTTATGAACTACAAGTCAATGATGATGAAGAACCACTTAACAAGAAATACGACGCCTTTGTTTGCttcaatgaaaatgacagaCCTTGGGTTATGGAACACTTAGTTCCTAATCTGGAAAGAATTGATCCACCTAATTTCAAACTATGTTTACATGATCGTGATTTCATGCCAGgtgttgatatttttgagaaCATTCTTGAAAGTATAGCGAACAGTCACAAAACTATGTTGATATTGTCACCTAACTTTGCAGaaagtgagtggtgttattttgagatgagaatGGCCCAGGATCGTTTGTTTACTGATAACAGAGATATTCTTGTTTTAGTCTTGCTAAAAGAAATTCCTGATAAAGAAATGCCCAGAGTTCTACGTACAATCTTCCTGACAAAACGATGCATAAAATGGTGTAACAATGAAATGGGTAGAAAACTATTTTGGAAGAAATTAAAAGTTGCACTAAAATCCGATAATAGAGTCAACAGAGTGGCCAATGTTTAG